A single Saccharolobus shibatae B12 DNA region contains:
- a CDS encoding SCP2 sterol-binding domain-containing protein, with the protein MKFPSLEWAEELCNEINNIEIDEMRSWNWDILFILRNVKNNDMKFKVIIKAGKCLGVEEGEDADYIIEGDYKIWKSILLNELDLAVALLTGKLKLVKGDKLNLLRHIRAAVNIANIIRTRGLTSNLEIM; encoded by the coding sequence ATGAAATTCCCTAGTCTCGAATGGGCTGAGGAATTATGCAATGAGATAAATAATATTGAGATAGATGAGATGAGGTCATGGAATTGGGATATATTATTCATACTAAGAAATGTGAAAAATAATGACATGAAATTTAAAGTAATCATAAAAGCAGGAAAATGTCTAGGAGTTGAAGAAGGTGAAGATGCTGATTACATAATCGAGGGGGATTATAAAATATGGAAGTCCATATTGTTAAATGAATTAGACTTAGCAGTAGCCTTACTAACCGGTAAGCTTAAATTAGTTAAGGGAGACAAGCTCAATTTATTAAGACATATTAGAGCTGCAGTTAACATAGCAAATATAATAAGGACTAGGGGATTAACAAGTAATCTGGAAATTATGTGA
- a CDS encoding lipoate--protein ligase family protein encodes MNIRLLYFEGADPQIFNLASILSYAYSTNELKEIPPTLIVMEGFSRPFSYLGYYQDVDREVKLDNVMKYNVELVRRWKLGMGNIFMDKITGGWAIIFPQKIFKNSPEAYDILVGKVFLDVVKSLGVTNAEYVSPNDIRVKGKKLCGTGVSILSDKREVVFFNGFTNLWKPDPELPFKILNIPPEKFTDKAIKKPEEYFAAIEIDGSSTPKLGDFREALAKAVSKEFNAKVEMDELSDEEENVWRKYLNILKSEAFIFRRSTEKFMTKNSSYKYRFAQKKYRKLVQASLALDNNRIKDAMITGDFGLVPPDLDEEIVKELIGLTCDNFEVAKNRVSRLMKNGYEIIGASSEEFINPVFMACREY; translated from the coding sequence ATGAATATAAGATTGTTGTATTTCGAGGGAGCAGATCCCCAAATTTTTAATCTAGCCTCAATACTCTCATATGCATATTCGACAAATGAGCTAAAAGAAATACCTCCTACACTAATAGTGATGGAAGGATTCAGTAGACCTTTCTCTTATTTAGGCTATTATCAAGATGTTGATAGAGAAGTTAAATTAGATAATGTTATGAAATATAATGTGGAACTAGTTAGAAGATGGAAACTGGGAATGGGCAATATCTTCATGGATAAGATTACCGGCGGATGGGCTATAATATTTCCACAAAAGATCTTCAAGAACTCTCCAGAAGCTTACGATATCCTAGTAGGTAAAGTATTCCTCGATGTGGTGAAAAGTCTCGGAGTTACAAACGCCGAATACGTTAGCCCTAACGATATAAGGGTAAAGGGGAAGAAGTTATGCGGAACCGGAGTTAGCATATTAAGTGATAAAAGAGAAGTAGTATTTTTCAATGGCTTCACTAACTTATGGAAACCTGACCCAGAATTGCCCTTCAAGATCCTTAACATACCTCCAGAGAAATTCACGGATAAGGCAATTAAAAAGCCAGAGGAATATTTTGCGGCAATAGAAATAGACGGAAGCTCAACCCCGAAATTAGGAGACTTTAGAGAAGCCCTAGCGAAGGCTGTAAGTAAGGAATTTAATGCAAAGGTAGAAATGGACGAATTATCGGATGAGGAGGAAAACGTTTGGAGGAAGTACTTAAACATATTAAAATCAGAGGCTTTCATCTTCAGAAGGTCTACTGAAAAATTTATGACTAAGAATTCAAGTTATAAGTATAGATTCGCCCAGAAGAAGTACAGAAAGCTTGTTCAGGCTTCACTAGCGTTAGATAATAATAGAATTAAAGATGCGATGATTACAGGCGACTTTGGATTAGTACCTCCAGACTTAGATGAGGAAATAGTTAAGGAATTGATAGGATTAACATGTGATAATTTTGAAGTAGCTAAGAATAGAGTTTCAAGGCTGATGAAAAACGGGTATGAAATTATAGGTGCCTCATCAGAAGAGTTTATTAATCCAGTGTTTATGGCATGTAGAGAATATTAA
- a CDS encoding PaaX family transcriptional regulator has protein sequence MKLKTLVFTILGDYNLSKKNGTIRARSLVKLVEPFGFTNSAVRTTLHRLSREGLITSVNRGSYTFSQETLLKFETAIRRVMEWRFGHWDGKWRVVVYNFSEDNKALRNKVRRELKWLGFGALASSSWVSPNPLEDVVNEMIEKYWKDGGKVYLFIAYFPQDPQIIIRKCWNLSEIELKYKEFIGKWVKLLDKIDKLSPAEAFVNKITILHEYRKFLHIDPGLPEELLPNNWIGYEAYKLFKNVYDSLKPLANKYFESVYEE, from the coding sequence ATGAAATTAAAGACTTTGGTTTTTACGATTCTGGGAGATTACAATTTGAGTAAAAAGAATGGCACAATCCGGGCTAGAAGTCTAGTAAAATTGGTCGAACCCTTTGGCTTTACCAATAGTGCAGTCAGAACTACGCTACACAGGCTAAGCCGTGAAGGATTAATAACTAGCGTAAATAGGGGTAGTTATACGTTTTCTCAAGAGACATTGTTAAAATTCGAAACTGCAATAAGGAGAGTTATGGAGTGGAGATTCGGACATTGGGACGGAAAATGGCGAGTAGTAGTATATAATTTCAGCGAGGATAATAAGGCGTTAAGGAATAAAGTAAGAAGAGAGTTAAAGTGGTTGGGTTTCGGAGCCTTGGCTTCATCAAGTTGGGTTTCTCCTAATCCTTTAGAAGATGTAGTAAATGAGATGATAGAGAAGTACTGGAAGGACGGAGGAAAGGTCTACTTATTCATAGCCTACTTTCCACAAGATCCGCAAATTATAATAAGGAAGTGTTGGAACTTAAGTGAAATAGAGTTAAAGTACAAGGAATTTATAGGCAAGTGGGTAAAACTTTTAGATAAAATCGATAAGCTATCTCCCGCTGAAGCTTTCGTAAATAAGATAACAATACTTCATGAGTATAGGAAATTCCTTCATATAGATCCTGGGTTACCGGAGGAACTCCTACCAAATAATTGGATAGGCTACGAAGCATACAAATTATTTAAAAACGTTTATGATTCTCTTAAACCATTAGCTAACAAATACTTTGAAAGCGTTTATGAGGAATAA
- a CDS encoding PaaI family thioesterase, whose translation MSVTQQDLITYIESHPMSKLLELKVEEIEEDRVVVKFPFKELISIPGDMVHGGISMYVLDTVCWSVARLVSDTQVLTLELKFCFLEPLKGKEFRVIGKILKKGKRTIFVEGEIYNDKGNLCIKALGTFMKVG comes from the coding sequence ATGAGCGTAACACAGCAAGATCTCATAACTTATATAGAATCCCATCCCATGTCTAAACTTTTAGAGCTGAAAGTTGAGGAGATAGAAGAGGATCGCGTTGTAGTTAAATTTCCGTTTAAAGAATTAATAAGTATTCCTGGAGATATGGTTCACGGAGGGATTTCCATGTACGTCTTAGATACAGTTTGCTGGTCAGTAGCGAGATTGGTTTCAGATACCCAGGTTTTAACGTTAGAGCTAAAGTTCTGCTTCCTAGAACCTCTAAAGGGAAAAGAATTTAGAGTAATAGGAAAGATCTTAAAGAAGGGTAAGAGAACCATATTTGTAGAAGGCGAAATTTATAATGATAAGGGGAATCTCTGTATTAAGGCTTTAGGAACTTTCATGAAAGTGGGTTAA
- a CDS encoding class I adenylate-forming enzyme family protein: MSLATLLYEKGKSSRTFLIGEKILTYHETIEEISSIASNFSPGDTVVHLMYNSIPSILAYLAAFWAGSKVVALDPLTSAEDLKFTLEDAKPEAVITDNDIYNREKNVLKDYKVITQLQMKEKIREPYEYKDNEVGLVYYYAGIAGKTMQVLHSPRRVIKNVEESYNISQIQEVRSILTVPLTHVLGNSVLGITIKFGGAIYIMKKFDIKELVNAIQTYKINYLSTVPMIYDSLLSENADLSSLELCISSAAPLLPNTLKSFKEKYGKDILQAYGCTECLGVTHQPKEYAGILTIGKPLPSVEIKIVKDDGKEAKIGEVGELWIKSPWTMLGYKDENETRKVFEGDWLKTGDLVTMDEKGLLYFRGVKKRMLKYKGYPIFPRDLEDILKTHEMVIDAKVLGEDEGNLGQKPVAYVIVKDRRSGLEEELLNLVNSKVAFYKRLKKVYIVDKLP, translated from the coding sequence GTGAGCTTAGCTACCTTACTTTATGAAAAAGGTAAGTCATCTAGAACGTTCTTAATAGGAGAAAAAATCCTAACCTATCATGAAACAATAGAGGAAATATCGAGTATAGCCTCAAACTTCTCACCAGGAGATACTGTAGTACACTTAATGTATAATTCGATTCCCTCAATTCTCGCTTATTTAGCTGCATTCTGGGCTGGGTCAAAGGTAGTTGCCTTAGACCCATTAACCTCGGCAGAAGATCTTAAATTCACTTTAGAAGACGCAAAACCCGAAGCAGTAATTACAGATAACGACATTTATAATAGAGAAAAAAACGTTTTAAAGGATTATAAGGTAATCACACAACTACAAATGAAGGAGAAAATAAGGGAACCTTATGAATATAAGGATAATGAGGTTGGACTAGTCTATTATTATGCTGGGATAGCAGGAAAGACCATGCAAGTATTACACAGTCCCAGAAGGGTGATAAAGAACGTTGAGGAGAGTTATAACATATCACAGATACAAGAGGTAAGATCGATATTAACAGTCCCCTTGACTCACGTCTTAGGCAATAGCGTACTTGGAATAACCATAAAATTTGGTGGGGCAATCTATATAATGAAGAAATTTGACATCAAGGAGTTGGTTAACGCCATACAGACGTATAAAATAAACTACTTGTCTACAGTTCCAATGATTTACGACTCTTTACTCTCAGAAAACGCTGATTTAAGCAGCCTAGAACTTTGCATAAGCTCTGCTGCACCCCTACTCCCGAATACCTTAAAGTCCTTTAAGGAAAAATACGGGAAGGATATATTGCAAGCTTACGGGTGTACTGAGTGCCTAGGAGTAACTCATCAACCAAAGGAATACGCTGGAATATTAACAATAGGAAAACCATTACCCAGTGTAGAGATAAAAATCGTTAAAGATGACGGAAAGGAAGCTAAAATAGGGGAAGTCGGAGAGTTATGGATCAAATCCCCTTGGACTATGTTGGGATATAAAGATGAAAACGAGACAAGAAAGGTATTTGAAGGAGACTGGCTTAAGACAGGAGATTTAGTCACCATGGATGAGAAGGGCTTACTTTACTTCAGAGGGGTTAAGAAGAGGATGTTAAAATATAAGGGTTATCCCATATTCCCCAGAGACCTTGAAGACATATTAAAAACACATGAAATGGTTATAGACGCTAAAGTATTAGGAGAGGATGAGGGTAATTTAGGGCAGAAACCAGTAGCCTATGTAATAGTTAAGGATAGGAGAAGTGGTTTAGAAGAAGAATTACTGAATTTAGTTAATTCTAAGGTAGCATTTTATAAGAGGCTTAAAAAAGTATATATTGTAGATAAATTACCATAA
- a CDS encoding alpha/beta hydrolase, producing the protein MRNGGEYNFKRLNAEFYSEGVKLKGWLYLPEGSEKFPAIVMAHGFSAVKEMYLDNFAEVLAKAGFVVLVYDNRNFGESEGEPRQEIDPWQQVKDYRYAISYIRLRSEIDPERIGIWGTSYSGGHVIVVGSLDSRVKAVVAQVPLVSGSENLRRLVRSDMMPQLRAMFAEDYERRIKGEKPLTIPVVCKSPPEMCALPTADSYEWFIETGKKKAPNWKNEVTLRSVEYLSMYEPVNFIKGVSPKPIMLVVAQNDVLTPMDLALEAYERALPPKELEMLSGGHFDAYVKEFERSSKIATNFFLQHLGKR; encoded by the coding sequence ATGAGAAATGGTGGAGAATATAACTTCAAGAGATTAAATGCGGAATTCTACTCTGAAGGTGTTAAATTAAAGGGTTGGCTTTATCTCCCCGAGGGATCTGAAAAGTTCCCAGCAATAGTCATGGCTCATGGTTTCTCTGCAGTTAAAGAAATGTACCTTGATAACTTTGCTGAAGTTTTAGCTAAAGCAGGTTTCGTAGTTCTAGTTTATGATAACAGGAATTTTGGAGAAAGTGAAGGAGAGCCAAGACAAGAAATAGATCCTTGGCAACAAGTCAAGGATTATAGATATGCTATATCCTACATTAGATTAAGATCGGAAATAGATCCAGAAAGGATAGGAATATGGGGAACAAGTTATAGTGGAGGGCATGTAATAGTAGTAGGCTCTTTAGATAGTAGAGTTAAGGCTGTAGTTGCACAAGTTCCTTTAGTTAGCGGTTCTGAAAATTTAAGGAGGCTTGTTAGATCCGACATGATGCCCCAATTAAGGGCTATGTTCGCGGAGGATTATGAGAGGAGGATTAAGGGTGAGAAACCCTTAACCATTCCGGTTGTTTGTAAAAGTCCACCTGAGATGTGTGCTTTACCTACTGCAGATTCATATGAGTGGTTTATTGAAACGGGAAAGAAAAAGGCTCCTAATTGGAAAAATGAGGTAACCTTAAGGAGCGTAGAATATTTGTCCATGTATGAACCAGTAAACTTTATTAAAGGTGTTAGTCCAAAACCCATAATGTTAGTAGTAGCTCAAAATGACGTTTTAACGCCTATGGATTTAGCTTTAGAAGCTTATGAGAGAGCTTTACCACCTAAGGAGTTAGAGATGCTTTCTGGAGGACATTTCGATGCATATGTTAAGGAGTTTGAGAGGTCTAGTAAAATAGCTACGAATTTCTTCCTACAACATCTCGGTAAAAGGTAA
- a CDS encoding acetoacetate decarboxylase family protein yields the protein MKGKLNVNQVFAMPGNAPLYLKPPAYYRDCLILMGVFKGDPDGISETIPDNLDLVTLGDNKPLFLYFQAYYPFSSLYGSYNEVVLAPLVLYQNQPHLFVSYIYVDNDSALTAGREIWGFPKKFANMKLEIKGESIEASLERPAGRKLISAQMRIERQAKLEELQAAGIGSSPTLLLKIVPNPDAESKPSIELVKVEVKMMPRLSTSDNSLELWTGKLLLNFVEESLTDPLSKFGPVELVGAYFGRFDMILPVGKVIYKYI from the coding sequence ATGAAGGGTAAACTAAATGTAAATCAAGTATTTGCCATGCCTGGTAACGCTCCTCTATATTTAAAACCGCCAGCCTATTATAGGGACTGTCTAATATTGATGGGAGTATTTAAGGGAGATCCAGATGGAATTAGTGAAACAATACCAGATAACTTAGACCTAGTAACGTTAGGAGATAATAAGCCATTATTTCTTTATTTCCAAGCATATTATCCCTTCTCAAGTCTTTACGGGTCATATAACGAGGTTGTGTTAGCTCCCTTAGTCCTTTATCAGAATCAGCCTCATCTCTTTGTCTCATATATTTACGTGGATAATGACTCTGCTCTTACTGCTGGTAGGGAAATATGGGGATTCCCTAAGAAGTTCGCTAATATGAAATTAGAAATAAAGGGAGAGAGTATAGAGGCAAGTCTAGAGAGACCAGCTGGAAGGAAGTTAATAAGTGCTCAAATGAGGATTGAGAGGCAAGCGAAGTTAGAAGAATTGCAGGCAGCTGGAATTGGCTCATCACCAACTCTTCTCCTTAAAATAGTTCCCAATCCAGATGCGGAATCTAAACCTTCAATAGAGTTAGTTAAAGTTGAAGTTAAGATGATGCCTAGACTTTCAACGAGTGATAACTCCCTAGAATTATGGACCGGGAAATTGTTACTAAACTTCGTAGAGGAAAGTTTAACAGATCCTCTATCTAAATTCGGTCCAGTAGAATTAGTAGGTGCTTATTTCGGAAGATTTGATATGATCCTGCCTGTTGGAAAAGTTATATATAAATATATTTAA
- a CDS encoding mandelate racemase/muconate lactonizing enzyme family protein: MKISDIKTYRVKIPLREPTQFSWDPLPNTHFEFALIEVTNNKGTKGYSATQFTAQTEVAIRGLKPLLKGLDVEDFLANDRLLELGSWFFGRVGAIEVALWDLLAKEENLPLYKLFRGNRKIVKVYASTGRLAKSEEIIDLVKKYYDMGINVIKIRFHRTNIDDDLNIVKGIRKEFGEQVRIAIDANQAWGLVPPFWNRRDALKVAKELERYDVEWLEEPLFKDDIEGYMWLRRNANVKIAAGELEHNLWIFKRFIEENALDIVQADVIYSNGINECVKIALLAQINGLLFLPHAWDPGLGWLANLHLTASLPESLTPYLETPLDPLWWFNDVIQFAFKKEIEIENGYVRLPEKEGLGIELDMEKIKKFII; this comes from the coding sequence ATGAAAATAAGCGATATTAAAACATATAGAGTTAAAATACCTTTAAGGGAGCCCACACAATTCTCATGGGATCCGTTACCTAATACCCACTTTGAATTTGCATTAATAGAAGTTACGAACAATAAGGGTACTAAAGGATATTCTGCGACACAGTTCACAGCACAGACTGAGGTTGCAATAAGGGGTTTAAAACCATTATTGAAGGGATTAGATGTAGAGGATTTCTTAGCTAATGATAGGCTTCTGGAATTGGGTAGTTGGTTTTTCGGAAGAGTAGGAGCTATTGAAGTGGCTCTATGGGATCTCTTAGCTAAGGAAGAGAACTTACCGTTATATAAACTATTTAGAGGAAATAGAAAGATAGTTAAAGTATACGCTAGTACTGGAAGATTAGCTAAGTCTGAGGAAATCATCGATTTAGTTAAAAAATACTACGATATGGGTATTAACGTCATTAAAATAAGGTTTCACAGAACTAATATAGACGATGATTTAAATATAGTTAAGGGAATAAGGAAGGAGTTTGGAGAGCAAGTCAGAATCGCAATAGATGCTAATCAAGCCTGGGGATTAGTTCCCCCGTTCTGGAATAGACGTGATGCATTAAAGGTGGCTAAGGAGTTAGAAAGATATGACGTAGAATGGTTAGAAGAACCCCTTTTTAAGGACGATATAGAAGGTTACATGTGGTTAAGGAGAAACGCTAACGTTAAGATAGCTGCTGGAGAACTGGAACATAATTTGTGGATATTTAAAAGATTTATTGAAGAGAATGCCTTAGATATAGTTCAAGCTGACGTCATCTACTCTAATGGCATTAACGAGTGTGTTAAGATAGCTTTATTAGCACAGATTAATGGCTTATTATTCTTACCTCATGCGTGGGATCCAGGATTAGGATGGTTGGCTAATTTGCATTTGACTGCAAGCTTGCCAGAAAGTTTAACTCCTTACTTGGAAACTCCCTTAGATCCTTTGTGGTGGTTTAATGACGTAATCCAGTTTGCCTTTAAGAAAGAGATAGAAATAGAAAACGGTTATGTAAGATTACCAGAAAAAGAGGGACTTGGGATTGAGCTAGATATGGAAAAAATTAAAAAATTCATCATATAA
- a CDS encoding amidohydrolase family protein, with the protein MGYVDSHVHIWVEEVLSEEMKRRISGIAQNAGNRTNVNDVIKEMDEANLDYVVNIVYPSREMWGSNEEIVIRAINFFRKYSDRFSIVGGVQVNHLSENETKYWIEKQYEVGVSGFKVHPPHMWLKPNAYRQEEGGLKQLETLYEFAQDHKMPVIIHTGTSYFPFARNKYADPVFADDMSVDFPKLSIILAHAGRPIWVNTAFQLARIRRNIYLDLSSVPPRKVLEYLPRLEDIKDKCLYGSDYPDIGVRGIKENLLEFLQIKISKEAMTKIVQINPKNFFKPLSYTR; encoded by the coding sequence ATGGGGTATGTAGATTCCCATGTTCATATTTGGGTAGAAGAAGTCCTATCTGAGGAAATGAAAAGGAGAATAAGCGGTATTGCCCAAAATGCTGGGAATAGAACGAACGTAAATGACGTAATTAAGGAAATGGATGAGGCAAATTTAGATTACGTGGTTAATATAGTATACCCATCAAGGGAAATGTGGGGATCCAATGAGGAAATAGTGATAAGGGCAATTAATTTCTTTAGAAAATATTCCGATAGATTTTCTATAGTTGGAGGAGTTCAAGTAAATCATTTATCTGAAAACGAGACTAAATACTGGATAGAGAAGCAATATGAGGTTGGAGTCTCTGGCTTCAAGGTTCATCCTCCCCATATGTGGCTTAAACCTAACGCCTATAGGCAGGAAGAGGGAGGATTAAAACAGTTGGAAACATTATATGAATTTGCACAAGATCATAAAATGCCCGTTATAATTCACACCGGGACGAGTTATTTTCCATTTGCCAGAAATAAATATGCAGATCCAGTATTTGCTGATGATATGTCAGTGGATTTCCCAAAGCTTTCAATTATATTAGCTCATGCAGGAAGACCTATTTGGGTAAATACAGCATTTCAACTGGCTAGAATTAGGAGGAACATATACTTAGACCTATCAAGCGTACCACCGAGGAAAGTGTTAGAATATTTACCTAGGCTAGAGGATATTAAGGATAAATGTCTTTACGGTAGTGATTATCCAGACATAGGAGTAAGAGGAATTAAGGAAAACTTACTTGAGTTTTTACAGATAAAAATTTCTAAGGAGGCTATGACTAAAATAGTTCAAATAAATCCGAAAAATTTCTTCAAACCGTTAAGTTATACTAGGTAG
- a CDS encoding MFS transporter, protein MGHFDNIPTSIKVKSFFVSSAGFFLDGYDLSVISFAIYFISSEFKLASIQTGLITSSSLMGMILGAILFGLLSDKMGRSRIMGIDLIFFAFFGLTAALSQNFLELFISRLLLGIGIGGDYPVSSTLMAEFSPSPSRGRYLTGSVSMYWIGTLLSAVVTLFLLPLGPYFWRWVFLVGAIISVPIILVRIRLSESPRWLISKGIIKNSGLPRQEDENKGVRRYLDLFKGEVLYITLFVSSVWFLFDVASYGIGLYYPFILRQFAFPSNYEVLYGTMLIGIGAIIGYIIAEFFIDSLGRKMVLLVGLGSMSLLLILGGLVKITGTLLVPYFMSFVALEQWAGAVTLFYPTELFPTSVRSSGQGFATAVSRVGAVLGVTYFPTMTKLLGFSTSLVVFGIICTLAFIISLLMAKETKKKPLEETSVGLKTT, encoded by the coding sequence ATGGGACATTTCGATAACATTCCCACGAGTATTAAGGTTAAATCGTTCTTCGTTTCATCTGCGGGTTTCTTTCTAGATGGATATGATTTATCTGTAATATCTTTCGCTATTTATTTCATCTCAAGTGAATTTAAGTTAGCATCAATACAAACGGGATTAATCACATCATCGTCATTAATGGGCATGATATTGGGGGCAATACTTTTCGGCTTGTTGTCGGATAAGATGGGGAGGAGTAGAATAATGGGAATAGATTTAATTTTCTTTGCATTCTTCGGATTAACTGCCGCATTGTCTCAAAATTTCCTCGAACTCTTCATTTCCAGATTGCTTTTAGGCATAGGAATAGGTGGTGATTATCCCGTTAGTAGTACTCTAATGGCTGAGTTCTCCCCTTCCCCAAGTAGAGGAAGATATTTGACCGGTAGCGTATCAATGTATTGGATAGGAACCCTTCTCTCAGCTGTAGTTACGCTATTTCTATTGCCATTAGGACCTTATTTCTGGAGATGGGTATTCTTAGTTGGGGCTATAATATCCGTTCCCATAATTCTGGTCAGAATACGCCTCAGTGAATCCCCAAGATGGTTAATCTCTAAGGGAATTATAAAGAACAGCGGTTTACCTAGACAAGAGGATGAGAATAAGGGAGTTAGGAGATATCTAGATTTATTTAAGGGAGAAGTATTATATATTACGCTATTTGTCTCTAGTGTATGGTTCCTCTTTGATGTAGCTTCTTACGGAATAGGGCTTTACTATCCATTTATATTAAGACAATTCGCTTTCCCTTCAAATTACGAAGTACTTTATGGTACTATGTTAATAGGTATAGGGGCTATTATAGGTTATATAATTGCAGAATTCTTCATTGATTCCTTAGGCAGAAAGATGGTCCTTTTAGTAGGATTAGGCTCTATGTCTCTCCTACTAATATTAGGAGGATTGGTTAAGATTACGGGAACGCTTCTGGTACCCTATTTCATGTCATTTGTAGCTTTAGAACAATGGGCGGGCGCAGTAACGTTATTTTATCCTACAGAACTCTTCCCTACTTCAGTTAGATCTAGTGGGCAAGGTTTCGCAACTGCAGTTAGCAGAGTAGGGGCAGTCTTAGGTGTAACGTACTTTCCCACTATGACTAAGTTGTTAGGATTTTCAACTTCCCTAGTAGTATTTGGAATTATTTGCACTTTAGCATTTATAATATCTTTACTCATGGCTAAAGAAACTAAGAAAAAGCCCTTAGAAGAAACCTCAGTAGGGCTCAAAACTACCTAG